The nucleotide sequence tttaacttcatttaactaggcatttTTGAAAAActaacctttttatttaactaggcaagtcagttaagaacaaattgttatttccaatgactgcctaggaacagtgggttaactgcctgttcaggggcagaacgacagatttgtaccttgtcagctcgggggtttgaacttgttactagtccaacgctctaaccactaggctaccctaccgccccaaccctaagcacacaggcaaGACGACGCAAGAGTGGCTCCAGGACAAGTCTCtggatgtccttgagtgacctagcctgaacttgaacccgatcgaacatctcttgacctgaaaatagctgtacagcaatgCTCCCCGTCCAACATgaccgagcttgagaggattggcagagacgaatgggagaaactccccaaatacaggtgtgccaagcttgtagcgtcatacccaagaagactcgaggctgtaattgctgctaaaggttcttcaacaaagtactgagtaaatggtctgaatacttatgtcaatgtgatatttactttaaaaaatatatacatttgtacacatttctaaaaacctgtatttgctttttcattattgggtattgtgtgtagattgctgaggggggggggatacaaaataaatatatatatttgaataaAATGTGTAACATCTTTCTGGAGGCACTGCAAGGTGTTGGTGGCGTAGCTGCTGTTTGTGAAGGATGATACCATAAAGTTCAAGCCatgtcttagaccactggatAAAGAATGATGTGCCTGTGGTAGAATATCCATGTCGAAACAAGTCAGCATGAAACTGAGCTATGTATGTTGCTCTTGATAAGGATGGCAGCAAAATAACCTTCAAGACTCAGCTGTTTTTTTTGTAACCTTTGTGTCCTCTGACAATAGTACACCAGACCGTTAGAGTACTGTGTAAATTAAGTACACTAATGTTTTAACCTCCTTTTTTTATTGAACAGTATGCCAGGCTGGTGGAGATCGTTGGCCAGCACGACCTGGGGGTTGGCATCACTCTGGGTGCCCACCAGTCCATCGGTTTCAAGGGCATCCTGCTGGTTGGTAGTCCCGCCCAGAAGGAGAAATACCTGCCCAAGCTGGCCACAGGTGAGAGAgcgaggcggcaggtagcctagtggtcaaatccccgagctgacgaggtacaaatctgtcctccTGCCcctgacaaggcagttaacccactgttccccagtaggccgtcattgaaaataacattttgttcttaacagactttcctagttaaataaaggtaaaataaagagGCTTTGTTGTTGCTCTCTCTTACAGTCATTTTATTTGGTTCTGCCTATGTATTGTTATGCCTAGACTGTAATTCTACATATAAGGCATTTCAAATCTGTTGGCCTGAATTCTctttttcttcctcttctttcctcttttATCTAGGTGAGACCCTGGCGGCTTTCTGTCTGACTGAACCCGCCAGTGGCTCTGACGCTGCGTCCATAAAGACCCTCgctaccctctctccctgtggAAAACACTACATCCTCAATGGAGGCAAGATCTGGATCAGGTACTGCAGGACCACCAACATTGTGCTATCATTTAGTATGGCGCAAACACTGTGTGGTTTATGTcctgtacacagtcatagcgttattggaagtttacatacacagccaaatacatttaaactcagttttcacaattcataacatttaattctagtaaaaatcccctgtcttaggtccgttagatcaccactttattttacaaatgtgaaatgtcagaataacagtagaaaatgtatttcagcttttatttctttcatcacattcccagtggctcagaagtttacatacactcaattagtatttggtagcattgccttttaactttggtcaaatatttcgggtagccttccacaagcttcccgcaataagttgggtgaattttggcccattcctcctgacagagctggtgtaactgaatcaggtttgtaggcctccttgctcgcacacgccttttcagttcatCCCACAAAtgctctatgggattgaggtcagggctttgatggccactccaataccttgactttgttgtccttaagccattttgccacaactttggaagtatgtttggggtcattgaaCTGTACATGCTGAATTGCAGTCTACAGACAAAAAAAAAGGAAACGTGATAGTAGTTAGATGGGATAAAATGGAGTCATGTAGTCTCTTGTCAGCTTTGGgtgataggaggataggaggttTTGTAAGGCATTCTCGCTTTATAACAGTTGCTCTTTGCATGACATCGACTGAAAGCTATGGTCCCTTGTTGATTTCACCTGTTAAATCAGTTTAGATGAAGGCGAGAAAAGATCAAGACCTGAGacgattgagacatggattgtgtatgtgtgccattcagagggtgaatgggcaagataacATATTTAAGTGCGTTAgaacgggtatggtagtaggtgccaggcgcaccagtttgagtgtgtaaAGAACGGCAACACTGCTGGGGGTTTTTATGCTCCACAGTTttccaaaagacatccagccaacgacTGTAGAAGCATTAGAACATCGGGCCGTCAtctctgtggaatgctttcgaaaCCTTGTGGAgcccatgccctgacgaattaaggctgttctgagggagggggggggtcctaATATAGAGTTGTGGTTGTATACAGTATTGCTGTTGTTTTCTTTGATTTATCCtgactctgtgtctgtgttgtcagtAATGGTGGTCTGGCTGAGATCTTCACAGTGTTTGCCAAGATGCCCATGATGGATGAGAAGACAGGACAAATGAAAGACAAAATCACAGCCTTTATTGTGGAGAGGAGCTTCGGAGGAGTGACACAGTGAGTGGTGGATGGGTGAAAGGATGGAGAGCGGATGGGTGATGGAGAAAGGGTGGGATTGGAAGAGGGAGGTCTGAAATGGGGGATTTTATGTAagagtatgtactgtatgtttcttGTTAGAAGCTTCACATGATTGTCTCTGTTTTCCCAGTCTCTATATTTGCTGTCTGTCCATAGTCTTGTTTTTAGTGAATATTTTAAGACGTTTTTGTCCTGAAGATGCACATCCACATTTTAAAGAAGTTGCAGactaaaagacaaaacaaaaacgTTTTAATTTCTGGCTTTAAGCAACCACTTTTCGTATACACCCCCATTTttcaattacgatcttgtctcatcactgcaactccccaacgggctcgggagaggccaaggtcgagtcatgtgtcctccgaaacatgacctgccaaaccGAGCTCCTTAACTCCCatccgcttaacccggaagccaggtgcaccaatgtgtcagaggaaacacccgCCTCGAGGAGTCGCaagagcacgatgagccaagtaaagccacccgggccaaaccttcccctaacccggacaatgctgggtcaattgtgcgctgccctatgagaCTCCAGGTCATGGCCGATTtgtgacacagcccgggatcgatcccgggtctgtagtgacgccactgcgatgcagtgccttagaccgctgctccactctgGAGGCCCTAAACAAACACTCTTATCCAGGTGACATATTGTCAATGCATTAATCTAAGGTAGATAAGACACAACAACGTGACGACGTGTATCGTTAACATTTCCTTACCTTCTACCTCCTCCAGCGGTCCCCCTGGATGTGTATCGTTGACATTTCCTTACCTTCTACCTCCTCCAGCGGTCCCCCTGGACGTGTGTCGTTGACATTTCCTTACCTTCTACCTCCTCCAGCGGTCCCCCTGGACGTGTGTCGTTGACATTTCCTTACCTTCTACCTCCTCCAGCGGTCCCCCTGGACGTGTATCGTTGACATTTCCTTACCTTCTACCTCCTCCAGCGGTCCCCCTGAGAAGAAGATGGGCATTAAGGCGTCCAACACGGCGGAGGTGTACTTTGAGAACGTCCCGGTACCCATTGAGAATGTCCTGGGAGAGGTAGGTGGCGGCTTCAAGGTGGCCATGGCCATCCTCAACAACGGGCGCTTCGGCATGGCCGCCGCCCTCTCCGGCACCATGAAGGGAGTCATCACCCAGGCTGTGAGTAACGCTGTgtgggactatccaaataaagtgttacctcCTATTTGCCCTTCAGTTGAGTCTGTCTAGTCTCATTGAAGCTCTGTTACTGTGTTGGTTTTAGCACTTCTTGACCTCTCATACTGACACCTGACCTGTCTCTTTGCCCAGGTGGACCATGCAGCCAACAGGGTCCAGTTTGGCAGTAAGATCCACACCTATGGAGCTATCCAGGAGAAGTTGGCACGCATGACAATGCTGCAATATGTCACTGAGGTacacaggctatctattgattgattgatcaattTATATCTTGCTCTTCCACACACTCAATGCTCTTTTACATAGTATGAGGAGAAACTCCCCTCAGCCACCACCATGTGTAGCACCCTATGGCAGCCATTTTACTTCAGAACGCTCACCACACTTCAGATGACAtggtatcagtggaggctgctgagggggtgATGGCTCATAATATTGGCTGGAACGGACCAAGTTGAATGGCATCAAATACCTGgagaccatgtgtttgatgtatttgaaaccattccacctattccgctccagcctttaccacgagcccatcctccccaattaaggcgcCACCTGTGCATTGTCTGCTTACAGCCACTGGCAGAAAGATGGAAGCAATCGCATAATGCACATCATAATCCATTACTCAATCAACCAAATGTGTTTATAGAACATcatcagatgtcacaaagtgctgtacagaaatccagcctaaaaccccaaacggcaagcaatgcagatgtaaaagcacggtggcttggaaaaactccctaggaaggcaGGAATCTAGAGGGTAACCAGACTCTGAGatgtggccagttctcttctgactgtgcccggtagagattataacagaacatggccattaaggccagattgttcttcaagattcAAGAGTGAGCATACTTaagatcacacaggacaccagataggacaggcTGAGCctagcacagcccccacaccaccagcGGAagatcaacagaccaccaacttacacAGGGCTGAGGATAGCCCACGAAGACCCCCCCCCTCGGCACGAGCCCGAGGGGGTGCAAAACAGGACAAGGTCACGTCactgactcaacccactcaagtcgaGTATAGCGAAAAAAGCCTGGCAAGACGTGATTGCACCCCTCCTAGGGtcagcatggaagagcactagcaagccagtgactcagcccacaTAATAGGGTCAGAGGTCACACTACATTCAATCACAGGACCTACTACAGAGATGAGTTCAGTAAAGATCGGCAaaccattccataaaaaatgttgttctataggagaaagccctgcctccagctgtttacttagaaattctaggaacaATGAGGCCTGATTCTTGTGACCGTACATGtaggtacagtaccagtcaaaagtttggacacctactcattcaagggtttttctttctttttacaattttctacattgtaaaataatagtgaagacatcacaaccatgaaataacaaatatggaatcatgtagtaaccaagaaagtgttaaacaaatcaaaaatctattttatatatttgagattctttagagtagcctccctttgccttgatgacgggGAGCTTATTTTGGTATCCTGTTGGGATTGTCATGTCCTCTTATCCCCTCCCCTTTCTTTCAGTCCATGGCCTACATGATCAGTGGGAACATGGACAGTGGATCCAAGGACTACCACATTGAAGCGGCCATCAGCAAAATCTTTGCCTCTGTGAGTACAGCACTGTCTGGGTTTAATCCTATCCTCTTTTAAGCATTTCACAACTATTACTTTAATTGTGTAAATATTCCATAAGATACATTGCAAAATTAATGCACTTTGTTAAACTTCAGGACACACGATGTATATTTGAATCCATCAGAAAATGTATTGATTGATCCAGCATAGACTGTAAATACTAAAATACGATTAGTGTGTTTTCTGACTGTAAGACAAGTTGCCTGCTCAGAATGCAACCCACTTTGAAAGGCTTGACTTCACAAAAGCCCATTGAGATGTGCACGATTCAAGACTGGTGCGCTTCACACTAGAGGTGTCCAAAAAGTTAGATCCGTTCTGGATCCTTGGCTTTCCCACCCGGCCAGatatacataaatacattttttttaaacagaactGTTCTGAATGGACCTGAGGGCAGTCGCACCTAAAAAGGCCCGTGGATAAACGGATCCAAACAGACCCGTGCCGGTTCGGATCTGAGAGACCCATTCAGATTCGAGAGTAGaaagagggtgagggaaagaaaCCTCCTCAATAAACAAGCGATATTGGCCAAATGATCCACAGTTGCGTGTCCTTAACTatctttaacaaatcaaaatcgtTATGTAGCACACTCAAATTTATAGCATATTGTTTTATTGGTTTTTACTTTCCTAAAACAATGGTTCAGCTGTCTGAGATTAGAGTGCTGAATGCAACAGGGCATTTTATGCCTATAGGTCTAGTTGTCCACTGTATGATATGAATATTTACAATCTAAATCTAAAGGAAGAGAAGTTTAGGCCTAGATATACCAGCGCCATGTTCCCAACACTGACATTCATTTCTTtctagggaaagggggatacctagtcagctgtacaactgaatggggaacagtgggttaattgccttgctcaggggaagaacgacaaatgtttaccttgtcagctcggggatttgatccagtaACCTGTCTGCTACTTGTCAGGTGTTCAGAAGGAGGCTAATCTGCATATTTTCAATCGgcttttaaaaaaataaagatgTGCATTATATTGTTAGATTAATGGAGTTACTCTGTTGGGCCTAAAACATTCCTCCTCGCCTCACTGTCGGAGAGTTAGTTGGAACGCTGTTGGGCCTAAAACATTCTTCCTCCCCTCACTGTCGGAGAGTTAGTTGGAACGCTGTTGGGCCTAAAACATTCTTCCTCGCCTCACTGTCGGAGAGTTAGTTGGAACGCTGTTGGGCCTAAAACATTTTTCCTCGCCTCACTGTCGGAGAGTTAGTTGGAACGCTGTTGGGCCTAAAACATTCTTCCTCGCCTCACTGTCGGAGAGTTAGTTGGAACGCTGTTGGGCCTAAAACATTTTTCCTCGCCTCACTGTCGGAGAGTTAGTTGGAACTCTGTTGGGCCTAAAACATTCTTCCTCGCCTCACTGTCGGAGAGCTAGTGAGGAAGAAACCTTCAAAGGTTTCTTCACTTTATTAGGTTGATATCAAGTCTACAAGTCAGTTAAATGTTTATAAGGAAAATAGGAACAGGTTATTACATTGCGTAATTAAGTTTTGCAATCTCACCTTAGGTTTTTCCCTTTCCATGGTTTGAGTGAGAGTAACCCAATAGGCCTACCGGTAATTCTATTAGATTGTGGCAAACACAACATTAACTTAATTTGGCCAATGAAAATGGCTCAAAAGAACTCAACAAATGTCAGCAATTGCTAAGGCCATTTATTTTCCAACAGCCCTATTTTAACCCATCTCTAACTAAATATAGCACACAATTAAAATGACAGTCCAAACTTAATTTAGCCAATTATAAATGTATCAACAAAATTCTACAAAACACTTTGCATATATAAAGAACTGGTTTTGATTCTTAAATACATCTATAATAGTCATGATTATAGCCTAATGATAAAACAAATGATAATAAATACGAAAAGAAATAAGTTCGAAAATTTGCATCAAGCCTGATTAGCGAGTAGCACACATTCTATTTGGCCGGGCCTACATTCTTCTTACCTTTGTCCTTTAAAACTTGTCCCCAAGGACATTCCCCTTATAGGCTACTTTTCACTATAATCTTCCTCCTCTAACTTGTATTTTACTTAAACTAAAAAGGCCTCCATCTTTGCTATCAACAGTAGCCAAGGCTACTTGCGCGCGCTCTCGCTCTCAGCAGGAACATGTGATGTGAGCAGCCGAAACCAGTTTCAGCTGGACATAAGCTATACGTTTTATTGTGTTGCTATTGGCTGACACCGATAACAGTTCTCATCCACTCGCATACATTCAATTAACTGAGCATGGTTCAGTCAGGCAGGTCCAGTCGTCAAATCCATTTTATTTGCACATACCTGATACTCATGGCAATTATATCAAACTGACCCAGATCCGAGACAAAAAGTCAGAATTTAGGACTCGTACCCGCTCGGGTCCAGGGTCGGATATCGGATCTGTCAGACCCGTGCCTCTACTTCACGCTGCTACAACTCGCACGCTGCAGGACCGCAACAGCAGAGAAgtttagcttcacggttgttgcGGAAATTGACCTGCTACTACTGTTTACTTTGTGCATCTATTCTAGGTCATCTCACTCAGTCGACCTTTAAACCCAACCTAACTTGTGGCTTGCCCCATCACCTTATGCACTACTGCCCCACAGTGGCAGGAAGTGACATCCCCAAAAACACACAAACTATACCACACATAAATAACTCCTAGCCTCTCACGCATTTGGCTATTTTCTGTCCTTAACACTCAAACTGAAACTAAATAATATATAAAAATGAaatagaaatgtttttttttaaagcgaAATAATCTTAACTAATAGAAATGAAAATCAAATGTAAAACTATAATAaccttgtctctctctcgtgtAGGAGGCTGCCTGGGAAGTGACTGATGAGTGTATCCAGGTCATGGGAGGAATGGGCTTCATGAAGGTGAGTCTGCATCACTGGATTGTTGGGAGGGGTTATGTGTGTGTCGTACATAGAAATATAGTGCTTTATACAGGCGTGAAAATTGATAGAATTTCTTACCGGTATGCAAATGCACAAAACCTTTTTTTATGGGCCTAATAGAATGACATATAGAATTCCTATTAATTCAATAGGATCTCTTTGGACCTGGAAGAAAAGATTTGTTACTTTTTTTtatacagtattttttttttttaaatggtcattTCACAATTTCCACCCAGATTAAGAGATGATTAAAAAACAGTGCACACTTACACACAcctgcatacgtgtgtgtgtgtatatatatctcctcctccccaccactcTCCCCACCACTCTCACCCTGTTTCCGTCATTGTAtctctcaatacatacattttaaacgaACATACAGTCAGAAATTAAACACAAAAGCTCAGTTTAAAGAAAGACGTTAGGTCCAACACATGGAACATACAGTGTAATTCTGAAACAAatagaccaccaccaccaccattgtaAGAAAATCCTTGCAGTGTAATAGCTGATAAATCAGGTTCTAGATCATacggtgaatgcaccaatttgtaagtcgctcctaataagagcgtctgctaaatgacttaaatgtaaatttaaaTATGGCCcccatactttgtagaactgATCTGTTTTACAATGTGTTTgggtgcctgtatcagttttACATATAAGACactgaggagaagaggaagtggggctaaaagcatgtctgTGATCTGGGGATATATGCAATTTGTGTATTATTCTGAACCGGATTGCTCTAGTACGATTGCATAGAGATGCTAAAACAATATCTCCAAATGttctcccacacttgtttcaccctctgtgtTGACAGTAGAAAAGGACCTTAAAGCATCATAAAACAAACCTAAGACATTTtcctttgtggggaaaaaaagCATTCATTCAATGACGGACACATCAGGGTTGTCAATTAAGGTGGTGCTCTTCAAAATATGTCTTACTTGTAGAAAGAGGAAGAAGTCCTGCTTTGGGGGtttgtatttctcaaccaaatgACAATAAAATCAGCAAATAAAGAATTTAGTCTGCCTGTGCCCTTATTAAGTCAAAAGTTAAAACCAGCATCCAGCAATCCCAGACCAAAATCTGGGCTGTTAAGAATTGGGAAaagagcagaggttagtttgGACCTTCCCAAAAAACATTGAACTGATCTCCTCCATGCTTTGAATGTTAAGAGGAATGGGGTTATTGCAGTGATCCTTTACAGACTTTGAAGCTTCTGAAAAAGAAAAGCTCCTGTAAGGAGTATTTAGAAAAAGAAGTCTCAATGTCTAACCAAATAGAGCAGTCATTGTTTGCGACCCAGATAAAGCCTGCAATGACCTTTTTTTAATGTGTCATAAAGTTGATGGATCTCTCGCATAAGAGGACGaaacagaaaaaaaatatttaaaactgCAGTTCCTCACAATAAAATGACGGCTCTTAATAAGGATTGTTTAAGAAGACCAattgaacccagagtctctggtggcacagctggcgctgcagtacagcgcccttaaccactgtgccacccgggaggccctgaaGACTGACATCTTATGGCTGTTTCCTGTGGTCTGTATCCAGGGCTCTGGtgtggagagggtgatgagggatCTTAGAATCTTCAGGATCTTTGAGGGAACCAACGACATTCTCAGACTGTTTGTGGCTCTCAACGGATTCCAGGTATGTCACCTATTGTCTGAACAGGTATGTCACCTATTTTGTCTGAACGATCATACTGTCTTTGTTTTATAAGTAGAAATAGAATTACAAGAATGGCAATCCCCATTCAAGTCACTGTCACATGATGGGTGGGCCGGAGGCCATATTCAATCTACCCAATATATGTCCCTGTTGTAGTAATTCTATTCCTATGGCGTTTTCAATGTCGGTGTGCGATATGGAGAGTGAATGGTATTGATTTTCCTGTTTCCAGGATGCAGGGAAGCACCTGAAGTCTCTACAGAAGGCTCTGAAGAACCCTCTGGGCAACGCTGGGCTGCTGGCTGGAGAGATCACCAAGAGGGCCAAGAGGTCAGTGTGTAACACGCTGTTTACAAGAAGCCCACTTGTCAACAcactagggctgaccccatttagtcgactaGTCGATAGTTTGGTCGACCGAGATCTCTTTAGTCGAGCAGTAACAAAAAAACAAATACCAAAAAATCTCATGTTGTACAAGACACCCGTCTGATTTGAgctgagtggactgatccattgtggaggccgtgGGGATGGCTCAGTCCATTACGTGCTGCTGAAATTGTATATGGATATATTACATAAGAACGATGGTGTAACACTAATAAAAAGGATATTTGAAAACATGCACTTTCTTCCACGTTGGATAGTCGTCGCTGTCTGCGGTTCTGAAACACATCAGTGCGCTGTTGAATCGGTGCcttttcctagaccatgttgctatgtgaATACTAGCAACGGTAACCAGCATATGGGTGTTAAGAACAATATGCGGGGGCAGCAGAATGAGATGACAAGACAGCCCTTGACTTATTGTCTAAgaaaagtgaggagagaggagaccccAACataattaggtctataatcaacAGTCTAACTGTTAATGTGCCTGGATTTATAAATCATATAcatgtttatatacagtggggcaaaaaagtatttccaccataatttgcaaataaattcataaaaaatcctacaatgtggttttctggattttttttctcattttgtctgtcatagttgaagtgtacctatgatgaaaattacaggcctctctcatctttttaagtgggagaacttgcacaattggtggctgactaaatacttttttgccccactgtatatatatatatatatctatctacagcaataagacagatcctgcttctgttgcctgtttgagtgtttgaggaaggggaactactacttcaaggtctcagagcgagtgacgtcaacgatcgaaacgctattagcgtgcaccaccactaactagctagccatttcacatcggttacacaagcTGTAGGCTACACCTCGGTAAGCACGGACCGACACCTTTTGGTCTGTCATTTTTTGGGGGGTCTACTAGTCCTGTCTGAATCATCCTCTGGAATAACAGACGTTCTGGGGTAATAATTACATGACCAGCGTTCTCCAGTAATACTAGTCCCGTCTGAATCATCCTCTGGAATAACGGACGTTCTGGGGTAATAATTACATGACCAGCGTTCTCCAGTAATACTAGTCCCGTCTGAATCATCCTCTGGAATAACGGACGTTCTGGGGTAATAATTACATGACCAGTGTTCTCCAGTAATACTAGTCCCGTCTGAATCATCCTCTGGAATAACAGACATTCTGGGGTAATaatttcatcaaatcaaatcattttatttgtcacatacacatggttagcagatgttagtgcgagtgtagcgaaatgcttgtgcttctagttccgacaactCTTGGTCGaccaattaaaaaaaaatatatatatatatatatatatatataatttttttttacattttcttgGACCCTCCCTAACCATCTGTCTCTTTCTTGTTATCCAGGACGGCAGGTCTGAGCACTGGGCTCACTCTACAGGGATCAGTCCATCCGGAGTTGTCTCACAGTGGAAGTCTGGTGAGAGAGATTCAAAGCTTGCATTGACCTCCGTGGCTGTATGTATCCATCCATGCCATAATGTCACCGTAAGTCTAAGACTCCCAGTTGATTGACGTCCCTATTTCTTCCAGGCTGTTAAAGCTATCGAGCACTTTGGAGTCACTGTTGAGGATATGCTGCTCAAACACGGCAAGAACATCCTCCGTGAGTATTTATAATACACTGTCAACCTACCTAAGAAGAACTAAATGTGTGAACCTGATTTTAAGGATACCCAACTAGCACATTTGGATCCTTGAAAGTTGTGGGAACGTAGGTTTTTGTTtccccattggttctgggaacgaagccatacatttcctgacactagtaaaacaaaatgttttttaaaagctCTGAGAACGGAAGCGAAGATTTTCAACTGTTCTGGGAACATACATTTTTAAGTTGCTGGGAGATTATGAGAACCAGAATGAAGGTAGCATGTCaagttttttaaaatatatttgtatcTTATTTTACTGATACAAAGCTGTACAtttgtctattcaaacagaccccataaCAAGTGAGAGGATAGAGAAAGGTTTTGTTGAAGCTCAAAATGgaatatatgtttttaaataattcTTAGAACATTATTTGAGCGTTACtaacattttcttgtttttgttatggGAAGTTTTCTGAATGTTCTGAGAAGTTTGAGTTTAAAATGAAACATGAGGAAACCTGCAGATAACGGTGGTGGAAATTCTACCTTTTTATCTAATAATGAGGATCAATCAATAATCAATCATGGTGTTACTTTTATTAAAAAAGGTATTATAATGAGGCTGGTCACACCA is from Oncorhynchus gorbuscha isolate QuinsamMale2020 ecotype Even-year linkage group LG14, OgorEven_v1.0, whole genome shotgun sequence and encodes:
- the acadvl gene encoding very long-chain specific acyl-CoA dehydrogenase, mitochondrial, with translation MLLGKVSLTPALCTALRISPAFSGIQKQIGAAATQNARLYASSQAAEAVLDKQAVGTTTATKAATAKKAQSVESQSFAVNMFKGQINPSQVFPFPSVMNEEQTQFLQELVPPVSKFFEEVNDPAKNDSLEKVEDSTMESLKEMGAFGLQVPQDLGGVGLTNTQYARLVEIVGQHDLGVGITLGAHQSIGFKGILLVGSPAQKEKYLPKLATGETLAAFCLTEPASGSDAASIKTLATLSPCGKHYILNGGKIWISNGGLAEIFTVFAKMPMMDEKTGQMKDKITAFIVERSFGGVTHGPPEKKMGIKASNTAEVYFENVPVPIENVLGEVGGGFKVAMAILNNGRFGMAAALSGTMKGVITQAVDHAANRVQFGSKIHTYGAIQEKLARMTMLQYVTESMAYMISGNMDSGSKDYHIEAAISKIFASEAAWEVTDECIQVMGGMGFMKGSGVERVMRDLRIFRIFEGTNDILRLFVALNGFQDAGKHLKSLQKALKNPLGNAGLLAGEITKRAKRTAGLSTGLTLQGSVHPELSHSGSLAVKAIEHFGVTVEDMLLKHGKNILHEQFVLKRVADSAIDLYAMVVVLSRASRSLSQGHASAQHEKILCETWCIEAYDRIMKNVKDLKSSSTTQVFKNMKAISAAIVENGGIVAPHPLGF